In Paramisgurnus dabryanus chromosome 14, PD_genome_1.1, whole genome shotgun sequence, one genomic interval encodes:
- the dazap1 gene encoding DAZ-associated protein 1 isoform X16: MTRKSKGLEVEVKKAEPRDSKAPAPGQLGANQWGPRAILSTANGWAAQPAASWQQSYGPQGVWVSTGQPLAGYGPSLPAGRGAPAQPPSPFNAFLVAAAPAGGFGAPQGYPQQGFSTQPQFGYSFGTPQGDQFVAQGIPPPPATPGAGPLAFAPATTPSQDLSKAASAQPDFSYSQYGLGNYPQDPSAYGPTRPSHTYVQEEQGYSADSDTLATYTLQTFGSGSHIQFVSYGQDLSAFGHSFADPSQQTASYAAAPSAPSTGAQPAAGSFGRGQNHNVQGFHPYRR, translated from the exons ATGACGCGGAAAAGCAAAGGCCTCGAG GTTGAAGTCAAGAAGGCGGAGCCTCGGGACAGCAAAGCTCCCGCCCCTGGTCAGCTGGGAGCCAATCAGTGGGGCCCCCGAGCCATCCTAAGCACAGCCAATGGCTGGGCGGCACAGCCGGCTGCGAGCTGGCAACAGAGCTACGGGCCTCAGG GTGTTTGGGTGTCTACAGGTCAACCCCTTG CTGGCTATGGACCGTCTTTACCTGCCGGCCGAGGTGCACCAGCACAACCTCCATCTCCATTTAATGCATTTCTAGTGGCAGCAGCACCTGCAGGAGGATTCGGGGCGCCTCAGGGATACCCCCAACAGGGCTTTAGCACACAACCACAGTTTG GATATAGTTTTGGCACACCACAAGGTGACCAGTTTGTAGCACAAGGAATACCACCCCCTCCCGCCACACCAGGGGCAGGACCCCTGGCTTTTGCTCCGGCAACGACTCCCTCTCAGGACCTGAGCAAAGCCGCCTCGGCACAGCCGGACTTCTCCTACAGCCAATATG GCTTGGGTAACTATCCTCAGGACCCCTCTGCCTACGGACCAACGCGTCCTTCTCACACTTATGTACAGGAAGAGCAGGGATATAGCGCAG ATTCAGATACTTTGGCCacatacacactgcaaacttttgGAAGTGGGAGCCACATTCAATTTGTGA GTTATGGGCAGGACCTGAGTGCTTTTGGTCATAGCTTTGCAGATCCCAGCCAGCAAACTGCCTCATACGCTGCAGCCCCCTCTGCGCCCTCGACGGGAGCCCAACCTGCAGCTGGCAGCTTTGGACGAGGACAGAACCACAATGTACAGGGCTTCCACCCATACCGGCGCTGA